GTCAGAAAACGAAGGTAATttccttataaattaaactcATCTGATTAGTCTTAGAATCACAAACATTCACATCTTCTTCACAAGTCCATTTGGACAGGGCTAACAGTCAACATGTACATATGTGCAAAAGCCGTCTCATTGGGTTTAACTTAGAGACAAAATGATCCATCAACAATGTGTCCAATCAAACTTGTCTTTCAGTCAAAACGTTCATCTGACTTACGTTAAGTGTGTTGCTCTTTACAGCACTGATTTTTTACTACTCTTGGTCATTTGGAAAAAGGAAATTGGTGTTCACATCACCCCCATTAGCAGAAAattaacaaagaaaaaagaaatcaacaagAATATTTAACGCTCCTCCATTCAATTATGCAAATTTAGTCCTGGAAATACAACTTCTACTCATGACCACAGTGTTCATGAGTTTCTGGTGAACTTGATTTGAAATGTGTCCACTGGGCCGAAGCTGCTTTAGAGCTGGCTGCGATGAGAATGAAGTGAAATGTTCAGAGGTAATGAATACTGTAAAATGCTAaccagacagaaaataaaagacaCCCACCCACAAATAATGTACACAGTCATCACAGGGGTTCCTTTCAGGAGTCCTCTGTGGCCACGTCCAGCTTCCTCTGAGGGATGTAAACAGTTTTGGTGGCCAGGTGTCCACCGGTGGTTACCATGGCAGCCAGGGGGGAGACGGGGACCGGCGTATGGAAGAAGCTTTGCTGGGGGAGCGCTGTCCCTTTAGGGGTGGTCATCAGAGGCTGGACAACAGACAGTGTTCAGTTAGTTACGGTAGTCTTAATAATGTGGATGATCCACAGACCTCATGGTGAACAGGGTGCGAGAGGAAACATTCTGGGCAGTAGTTTGAACCCTAATGCAGTTGTTGTGGTATAaagagaatgtgatgatgctgaAGACATTCACACTTCATAGTGGATGACACCTCACGGTTCTATCAGCACGTCGCCACTGCTCTCAATCAAAACAAGACTGGCCAGGCAAGCTGAGGTGAGCTGGATCACTAGTCACAGTTCGTCGCGTTCACGATGGAAATGAccgagccaatcagatttcaacaAAAACGAACATCAGTCCAAATTGGGAGGGGCCTCTCGTATTCCCCCTCAGTATTTAAAGTATTAGCTGTGCTGTCTGCCTGCAGTTACTGCTATtggttactttttattattatattgttattagggatgctcattttgaaaaatgttcttaactgataaccgaccatcgttaaccgattattaaccgttaaccgacaagatttgtgcgtcgcgccagctgcagtgtatgagcacaacagacaactgagtctccagttcaccgtccgggagcgttaacttagcagctacgatgctgcgtgtagtgtcgcggacatgcagccactttcacagtaaaagtctTCACCGCATTTAgattagtttagcaggttgtcagctgtgtgtctgcccggattaacgacactttgtctgcccggcgtaaggatagcgattgtccgataaacattgtgtgtatttgtgctacgttagcagctctagcattgctggaggcttcttgctcgccgccgccacacacatacagtctgtcagagCAACGTAACTTTAACtagtgtccgtgtgtgtgtgttggtggtgagtgtgaggttgttggtggcgttctagctgtgatcgtaggtgtagcagtgtgtgtacagtttatttgttggtgaataaatgctactaaactacaactcctccgctccgctcaagcgagccagagaccggagccgacttcctgtatcctgcaactccggctccgcctcttaaggtgggctgttaaggtggaccagcttttctccttaaagagacaaGACGCTCAgctgtttaattaattattaatatttcttttaaccgttttaaccgatagcgttaatcggttaaaatgcttaatgtcggttaacggttaaacggttaattatggacatcccttgttgttattgttattttgctCATAATGAATAGTTGATATCCATATAGGAAACTGCGTAGTTGGCCTATATGGTCGTGCTGGCCCTGGGTGTGACGTACAGGCGTAGGGGCAGCTCTGTGTAGGAGTGTGAATTCAGTCCCACGCCATAGCCTACTTCTCGCCTTGCTTTCAACGACATCAAGCTTGCTCTGGCCCACAGTGGTACACATTGTGGCTGTACTGGCTGCTCCAAACACCATGGAAAACACTCTGCTTGTATGATCAATTTACttttagaaattctgaattttatattttagaaaacagaatAGAGGCAATATTCTGGAAACAAATGTTTttctattctctcttttcttttttccatacttatctTATCGTGGAAATTACTAAAATCATATTCCATACTGCCGAGGAACCCTGAATTCACGTTCAGTTGGATTTGATTTGTCCAGTAACCTGGAGCACTTTTATTTTGAGGTTTGTTTGAGCGAGAGAAGGTAAGGTGAATTTCAATTTTCCATGAGAAAAGTTACAAAACTGTTTGAGTATTCTGTCAATAatagttcttagaaagaaagaaaatcggACCGGCAggtcagactttaaaaaaaatctgaatcggCCAGGAAAACtgcaatcggtgcatctctagttcAAAGTGTCCCATTCATTTGAAAGAATAAAAGGCAGTGAAGTTACTGTTTAAACACAAGTTGTTTTACCTGTTGTACACTGAACAGGGCCATTGGCTGCCCTTGCACAGCCTGCTGGAGAGGCACAGGGGACACGGGTTTGATGAACACCATGCCTCTCTGCTGCAGAGCCAGTGGGCCCGGCAGTGGGCTGGACAGGGTGTTGGCACACTCTGGAGTCTGGGGGGCGGCGAAGGCGTTCCCTGGGCTGGAGCCTGAGATCAGACCCAGGTTCTGCAGGGTGAAGTTGAGGATGGCAGGGCTGGGGCTGTGGAGGCGGTGGGCCTGCTGGATGGCGTGTGGCGAGGCAGCGGCTGATCTGTGAAGACGAAGGCTGGTGGGTGTAATCTCCTGAGCTAGGGCAGCTCTGGAGCCTGTTGATGgcaaaataaaacagttaaaaCAGTAGACGCTTTCTCTAATCTAGTTTTTAGTAGGGCGATGTATTGTCAAGAATCCGATACGTATCATCGTtaaggggttacgattcaatatattgcgatactgtaaggcgatatattgcaatttttttaaaatcacattttatgaAAACTGTCCTAGTAAAAAGAACatcagtgggatctgcatttattactctgtaacatccaacatcacagctCTACTCTGAGAGggagcatctctttgcaaatgaagtATTGACTGgtttcatctttgcatgtaaactattaattaaaaatcgatatggtgtttttgagaattgatacagtatcacaaaacgtaatatcgcgatattaaattttttctttCACCCCTAATTATTAGTAAGTTAATTTTGAgctattaaaaaaacacaaaatcaagAAAAACCAAGACTAATTTAACAAACGAAAAGCAAAAGCCCTAAAAGTAGAGAAAAATCATTGTCCATGCCTAAAAGATTAGACCATTCATAGATTAGTTAAGCTAtagaaaattaatcaacaacaatTTCGATGATGAATTAATGGTTTTAAATCATTGTCCAAGAAAAACCATCTCTGGTTCCAGATGATCAGGAGTGAGGATTTgctatttttctctcttttatatcattgtaCATTCAGACGGTTGGTTGGACAAATCAACTGATCTGATCAACCAAAAGagtaatcaacagattaactgATATGAAAAGAATTACTGGCAGTAATTTCCCACAATGGTTTTAACAAAAGACAAGTCCTCAAACCAACATGTTGAGACCGATCTTTACCTGCAGTTGGTGTTTGGTAGATGTTGTAAGTGGGAGTTGAAGCCCTGTTGCTTTCTCTCCCTGAATCTTGACTTTCCCTGTAGCCGATGAGGGACTGCTGGGAGATCGGGATCAGGTATCCGGCCGGGACTAAAGTCTGGACaggcagaaaaataaatgtcacaCATACTGCAAATCAAAAGCCTTACTGGCGTTAACTGAAGCCCGGTAAGCATCGGGTTTGTGCGTTTACCTCGGCGTGGAGCTGTCCTGGCGTGAAGGGTACGATTCTGACCGGTGTTAATCTCGCCTCGCTGTCGGAGTTCGCCGTCTTGTCCTCTCTGTCCAGGAAGGTCTCCAAACTCTGCTCTAGTGTCTGACTGGCTGCAGCACCGCCGGGGGTGTTGACGAACTCCGGGTCCAGATGGAGGGCGCGAGGCGAGGGCCGGCTCGATTGCTGAGTGCCGCGACGGGTCTTCAGACGGGCCTGCAGGATCTCACACAGCTTAGGAGAAGCGTCCTACAGGAAGAGGGGGACAGAGAGGGTGGAAAATACTAAATGtcagaaataaataacattcatatttttaaagtgaatttgtattttaaacatcagttttattgattaattaccACCTGCCCTTTGACATTTGTAATTTAGAGGAATTTGCAAAAGACCAACCACTCTCAACATTAATTAATCAGACTGTTATATGAAAgtgtgttgatttattttttaccttaaAGTTGATGTCGGTCCTCTTGGCTTTGGAGGGGCTACTCTCTAAGGCTGAATCTGATCGCAGCCGTTTGAGCGCCAAGGGGCTGACGTCTGACGCCCTGACAGCCGGCCAGCTCTTCGCTGCACACTGGCCCGTCGGGCTCTGCCCAGTCTTATCCTCAAAGGTCATAGAGCGCACGGCGAGGCTGGTCGGCTGCGGCCTGGCCAGAGGGTTTGGCCTGGGGGAAGAAGTGTGCATATACACGGCATAGGGCCCGCTCCCACGCGGCTGATGTAACAGGACGGGGATCAGGGGTGAACACCGTGCGGGGATGTAGGCAACGGAGCCTGCGGGCAGGGCTGCCAGCGGCGTGTTGGGGGTGAGGTGGACAGTAGTGTTgactctggtctcctgggttGGAGTTAGTAGCGGTGCCTGAGGCGGTTCCATTGAAACAGAGGAGGTCGGTTCTAgcctcacagcagcagcaggctttGGATCCTCAGCTCCAGTCCTGGAACAGAAGCAGGACTCTCAGTTAACACTCTAGAGATCTATAATGACCGTATTATAAAATGTAAGGCTGGGAGCTGAACCTGTAGTATGATTCTCATTGAATGATCTACTGCTGCTAGTTTTCATCTGTTTGAAAACCACTCCAGAGTTGTAAAAATGAATCCCAAGCTGACAGCTAATTCATTATTTGGATCTTTTTGGTGACCAGTGAGCATGCATCCTCAGTAGTGTGACCCCACACATGAAGGGTGAAATGGTTGCCATAATAAGCAGATGGATTTGTTAAATTTATTAAGTTTACATATCAAATTATTTCAAGTGTCATTTATCCGTTTCACATAATCCAGTGACTGATCAGGGAGGGCAGTCTGCTTGGAAGTGAACtgagaaaaacattttcaggtGGTCAGCGATGTTGTTACTGATCCCCCATCAACGCCACTAACAGACAAACGCACCagatttcatttaaataaccCAGAGCTGCAATGATTCATTATCTGTCAACTatcgaaataaataaatgtgatcattaattaattggtttgagtcagaaaaaaagtcaaacttctCTGaatgcagcttcttaaatgtgaatatgttctggtttctttcctcctctatgacagtaaactgaatatctttgagttgtggacaaaacaagacatttgaggatgtcattttgggctttgaaacactgacatttttcaccattttctaacattttctagaccaaataactaataactaatccATTTAATTAATCCAGAAAATcatcaacagattaatccacAATGAAAAGTATGgtgagttgcagccctaaacaaCCCCAAACCATTTAGGTTGAACAGTctactctaaatggaaccaaaCTTACGGCGCCTTCTGGTCAAGCTCGATCTTACAAATAGCAGCAAGTTGGGCCATTTTGTTTGGGAAGTCAGTGTTCCATGAGTCGCCTgaagacaaaagagaaaaagatgtgTCATCACGCCATTCATAAACACACTCCACAATAGTAAACCTTGTCTGAAGTGAAGAAACATGTTGTCTACTCACTGAGGGAACTCTTGACAGGACTGCTGGGGGCAGAGTTGATCTTCCGGCGGTCGTCCTGAATGCTCTTGGCCAGCTTTATGAGGGAGGGGTGCCGGGTGAAGCTGCGTTTCGCCCCGGGCGATGAAAATAGCTTTTTGGCACAGTTGTCTACAGACGCGCGGGACTCCAGTACACTTTTCTTCTTGGTAGAGCATTCGGACGTGGAGTTCTCCAAGTCTGAAACAATCGTTTAATGTTTAGTCAGTGAAACTAGGAGATAATAATTTAACACACAATAGTTTGTATCTTAAACATGAATATAAATGTGATGCTCGGCCCTGAATCCCCTGTAATGTGGACTAAAATGTAAATGGGAAAAGAGGTCAGGTGATACCTTTGACTTGTGGGAATTCTTCGGGGCCGACCCATTCAAAGGCCGGTTTCCTCCCCCTCATTTCTGTCACATGGACTTTCTCGATGAGCTTCAGGCTCCGCAGCACATTAGCGATATCATACAGCCGGCGCACTTTGGCTGCaaacacatgaaacaaacagcaaCATTATCTACTGCCAATACAGAGAAGCACAACATATTCTAACTAGCACATCAAAACACATGACACCGCACCTGCATCTAAAACTTGTGCATCCAGCTGTACAATGAGAATGTGTACAATGACCATTTCtattcaaatttgttttaaagtctgaagtaggcgagattggagaaaatatgattaaataaagttatttttatacaacggtcgctatatggtgacagtagtacatgagacaggtaacctgaaaataatcatgtgcctctgtgtcctccggtgctcctaacggcatctgcaagatttcacagaccggaggaaaacgagCAGTTGtgatgagcagctgtcaatcactcgtgaactccgaccaaatggtcaaactaggcagcgctgatcaaatatgaatcaatattctgttatgttaatgcctatttctctcctcagatgttctctgaatcatcttgtagtgcaaggtttagctgtagaatgaaaaagtttgtgacgccgccgccattgtgaaatctgttgaaggaacgccaggttatggtcacatgaccggagtacagccaataggaacgctctctctatgaaatgacctgtgattggtcaaagtctaccgtcacgggctagatgttctaaagcctgaaaacagagccatgaggaggagcagaagtctagttttctctcagaacacttgaattacaatatgctgaaaggttattatggaatttttgcccaataatgccaaacatatactgcttactgctgctttaatgttgcTATTTCTTTTAacatattaacgcaacttgtgatttttaggttgtagcggactgcgaaggaggttaaataacgctccaaactaacgcTAAAtgttgacgaggaaaaactcatgtccatttcaaaggggtcccttgacctctgacctccagatatgtgaatgtaaatgggttctatgggtacccacgagtctcccctttacagacatgcccactttatgataatcacatgcagtttggggcaagtcatagtcaagtcagcacactgacacactgacagctgttgttgcctgttgagctgcagtttgccatgttatgatgtgagcatattgttttatgctaaatgcagtacctgtgagggtttctggacaatatctgtcattgttttgtgttgttaatgatttacaataataaatatctacatagatttgcataaagcagcatattcgcccactcccatgttgataagaggattaaatacttgacagatctccctttaaggttcattttgaacagatgaagaaTGAATTTATGattactatggacaatcatgtgattaaatgcaattaaatattttaattgatcgaTAGCCCTAATATATAACAATACTGACTTTAATCATGGTATACAggtaataaatgtattttgtttagACCTTTTAAAAAGATTTAAACGGCTTTACAGTGCATGAAAGTTTCACATTAGGAAGATACTGTATCCACAAACATATTGAGGTCTTGGGACAAACTTTATAACATCCACACATTAAAATGACATCTACGATCTGATACTAACACACTGcatttgacagcaaacacatttTGAACAAGCTGGCAGTGAAAGAAATAGCCTAATGTGAACTATTTTCCAAGATGAGATCCAAAATCACACACCAGCATCATTTTACTTTGACCCTGCATAACAGTGAGAAACGCACTGTATCTGGCAGGCTCTCTACTCACTCTTGAACTTGTTCTTGTCTTGATCTGCGCCCTGGTCCTCTCCAATCAGGATCTTGGCGGCCACGTCCAGACTGACCACGCGAGGATTAGACACCAGGAAGAGCATGACGAACTTCTGGCTCATCACCCTCAGAGATTTGTCCTTCCGACTGTTAACCGAGGCTGGACAGGACAAacggaaaataaaaataaaaacttaaatttACAGCACTTTTGTTTaaattttaattttctgtcttaTGAAGAACTTTTGTAAATTTTAAGAGGTTATATTCAAGGATATGTAATGCCTGTGGAAACCCAGGAATAACCAAAAGGCCAGCCTGAATACTGAAACTAAAATACGATACACAGCACTCAAGCTTCTTACCTGCTTTGAACTCTACTCCTGGAAGCTCCACAAAGAAGAGCTCCTTCTGTCCCTGCTCCCCACTCTCcagctccaccacctcctcgttctccttctcctccccgtCAAGGTCAAACTCCCTGTCCAGGATACGCTGCCGGATGTGCAGCATCTGCTGGCCGTACCTTTGCTCCTCGCCCACCTGCTTCAAGATGGCCAGAGTCTGAGCCAGTTTGGTCCGCCCGTGCCACGTGTAGCGGTTCTTGGCTGAACGGCTCACCATGTGCAGGCTCTCCAGCACGTTCATGATGTCATAGATGCGCCGGCGTTCTACACCTGTGCAGGCGGGAGAGAAAACACATGAAGCAAAgttaatactagggctgtcaaagataacgcgataataacgcaaaatccttttaacgccactatttttttaacgcattaacgcaatcgatctttctgaggttatagcgggctcagttttaaaactacaaaaaccgaaggaatccattggtaccaaccatgtcatactaggctgtcgggaagaaggctaaataatgctccaaactatGCTAAATTTTAGCAAAGAAAAACTCTGGACAATATCtagcattgttttgtgttgttaattgatttccaatattaagtatatacatacatttacataaagcagcatatttgtccactcccatgttgataagagtattaaatatttgacaaatctccctttaaggttaattttgaacagataaaaatttatatatatatatatatatatatattgaatggattgacagccctagttaataaCTGAACTAGTATCACAAAGAAACTGACCGCACTGCAGAAATTCAAACTGTTTATAAAGTTAAATGATGTGACAttgccacaaattcacatattTGCGTATATGAGAATAAACTAGACATTAATTCATGAGCAATTtggaaaatatttgaaaatcaGCTTTGAGCGTTTAATTTAGTTTGGTCCCAAATTACTGATATGATATTCAGAGATATGATATCATGTAACGCCGACTTACATGATACAcacattatttgtattttttttttttggcattacTGCAGTTATTACAAAAGCATATCGTGATTATGATTatcaaaaaactaaatatacatTGAAACCTTTTATTACTAATATGCGACAACTACTACATACAGCAATTTGTAAATATTTGGGCTCCAGTAGGTAACTTCTAATGAAAATATGAACTGAACAGAAACACAGTTCACAGGTCAAAGAGAATTGAAAGCAGCCATTAGCTGCTGCCCTGATATCTGACATTGACTGCGATCTTAATAGATGGATATTGTAGAATTGATTTTGTTAAAATGACAACAAATATTTGATAGAGACGACATACTGAGCTCAGTGGCCACATCATCCAGGCAGATGTAGTTTTTGAGGGCAGGGTCTGGGTGATCCGGGTAGCGGGCCAGGAATTTATGACATAGCAAACCCAGACTCTTCTCTTTCCTGCTGATCATTTTCTCTGACTCTTCTCCATTTTCTGTGTCCTACAGGAAGATAACAGACAgcaacagataagaaatgtatTCATTTGAACACCTCGACTGATCAGAAAGTGTCTCTCGTGTGTTAATGAGAAGTTTTTAAGTACCTGTGACGGGTCAAGACCGTCCATGCACAGCTCCTTCTCTCGGTTCCTGATGTCAGGACTAGCAGCACTGATGAGCATCTTAAGGTTGGAGGTCGGCGTCCAGGGGTCAACAGAGCCTACTTCCCTTCCTTTTTTCGGTGTAGTGAGGGGACCCATGGTCAGCTGGTTCTCCACTGACACTGCACACGGACCTGATAACTTCTTTGGAGTATTTCCTGGAACCTGGGGTGCTACAAAGCCATCATCCTAGTCAGCAAGAGGAGAACAGAATAATGTTTAAGGTACAAGCCCAAGCATGTTATATCAAATACAGATGTTTGTCCGTACTGACCTTTGAATGTGATCTCTGGGTTAGCGTTTGAGATTCCAGGGCTGTACTTGACATGTTCCACCTTAGCAGAAGAATGTCATAAGGATAGtattagctaatgttagctggcAATATAGTGATAGATTGAGCTCAGTGATGGTATCAAACAACTATTGACATCTGATTAAAACACGTATAATATGCTCCACCAGTACGGGTAAAGAAACAGCTATTCACTGATGCTAGATAACATCTGTTCCAACAAACAAACTCAAACTTGTGGAGTTTGTCCTATTTTGTTACCGTAGTTGATTAACGAGCAGTAATCGATCTGAAACCGTATAACCTGTTTATTAGCTGACCTACATTAATACACGGTGCTCATTCATTTCCACATACTTTCGGAGGAACATCCTTACCGCTTCTTCAGTGAAACAGCGCGATAAAAGAAGAGCTCAACTATGGACCGATGGTTTGATGAGATCACTTCACGTCTTTCCAGatcaaattaatattattaatcacTAAATCAGTTTAAATCGAATCAAAACAGCAGATTTATATTGGCGGTAACTGACGTGCGTTCCATCGAATCGCCGGGCCCAACGGACGCAGCGGTCCCGCCCTTTTTTGTCGGAAGCAGCCAATGGGAGCGCCGCCCGAGGCAGCGTAGCGGAAGTGGAGAGACTGTCCCGCGCAGGTAAACAGTTTTTTGAAATGCTTGGCGCGAGACGTCTCCCCGGTAACAGCGGCGCGGAACGTGTCTCCGGTAACAGCGGCGGCTCGCTCTAAACTCTGCTACGTTTGTGGCCAAAGTGTGACTCGTTACTACCGGACAATGTTGCAATAATAAGGTCACGTGAAGAAGAAGCGTTCAGTTCCCCccataaacatataaacacatcTGTGTCACGTCACCAG
This window of the Sebastes fasciatus isolate fSebFas1 chromosome 2, fSebFas1.pri, whole genome shotgun sequence genome carries:
- the e2f8 gene encoding transcription factor E2F8, which produces MSSTALESQTLTQRSHSKDDGFVAPQVPGNTPKKLSGPCAVSVENQLTMGPLTTPKKGREVGSVDPWTPTSNLKMLISAASPDIRNREKELCMDGLDPSQDTENGEESEKMISRKEKSLGLLCHKFLARYPDHPDPALKNYICLDDVATELSVERRRIYDIMNVLESLHMVSRSAKNRYTWHGRTKLAQTLAILKQVGEEQRYGQQMLHIRQRILDREFDLDGEEKENEEVVELESGEQGQKELFFVELPGVEFKAASVNSRKDKSLRVMSQKFVMLFLVSNPRVVSLDVAAKILIGEDQGADQDKNKFKTKVRRLYDIANVLRSLKLIEKVHVTEMRGRKPAFEWVGPEEFPQVKDLENSTSECSTKKKSVLESRASVDNCAKKLFSSPGAKRSFTRHPSLIKLAKSIQDDRRKINSAPSSPVKSSLSDSWNTDFPNKMAQLAAICKIELDQKAPTGAEDPKPAAAVRLEPTSSVSMEPPQAPLLTPTQETRVNTTVHLTPNTPLAALPAGSVAYIPARCSPLIPVLLHQPRGSGPYAVYMHTSSPRPNPLARPQPTSLAVRSMTFEDKTGQSPTGQCAAKSWPAVRASDVSPLALKRLRSDSALESSPSKAKRTDINFKDASPKLCEILQARLKTRRGTQQSSRPSPRALHLDPEFVNTPGGAAASQTLEQSLETFLDREDKTANSDSEARLTPVRIVPFTPGQLHAETLVPAGYLIPISQQSLIGYRESQDSGRESNRASTPTYNIYQTPTAGSRAALAQEITPTSLRLHRSAAASPHAIQQAHRLHSPSPAILNFTLQNLGLISGSSPGNAFAAPQTPECANTLSSPLPGPLALQQRGMVFIKPVSPVPLQQAVQGQPMALFSVQQPLMTTPKGTALPQQSFFHTPVPVSPLAAMVTTGGHLATKTVYIPQRKLDVATEDS